The following coding sequences lie in one Musa acuminata AAA Group cultivar baxijiao chromosome BXJ1-8, Cavendish_Baxijiao_AAA, whole genome shotgun sequence genomic window:
- the LOC135588753 gene encoding hevamine-A-like, which translates to MAIRSPASPLLLAACLLLALAGRLRAEPCIAVYWGQNGNEGGLREACATGYYKYVLIAFLNQFGGGQMPQMNLAGHCDPNTGGCTFLSNDIISCQQEYNVKVMLSLGGGIGSYRLVSEEDAREVAAYIWDNFLGGSSPNRPLGDAVLDGVDFDIEGGSKDHWDDLARFLNAYSTPEQKVYLSAAPQCPKPDYYLQTAIDTGLFDYLWVQFYNNYCQYSPSTVDTFVQVWNQWTSTSVGKVFLGLPASPAAAGSGYVTPDDLINKVLPLIKDSDKYGGIMLWSRYYDVLNNYSAQVKDYVCPNDVSFTSTMRIKPLMKV; encoded by the coding sequence ATGGCGATCCGATCACCAGCATCGCCGCTGCTACTAGCAGCGTGCTTGCTACTTGCACTCGCCGGAAGACTGCGTGCCGAACCATGCATTGCAGTATACTGGGGCCAAAACGGCAACGAGGGAGGCTTACGAGAAGCCTGTGCCACCGGCTACTACAAGTACGTCCTCATAGCCTTCCTCAACCAGTTCGGTGGCGGCCAGATGCCACAGATGAACCTCGCCGGCCACTGTGACCCCAACACCGGCGGCTGCACTTTCCTGAGCAACGACATCATCTCATGCCAGCAGGAGTACAACGTCAAGGTGATGCTCTCCCTCGGCGGTGGCATCGGCAGCTACCGCCTGGTGTCCGAGGAGGATGCCCGGGAGGTCGCCGCCTACATCTGGGACAATTTCTTGGGCGGCTCATCCCCCAACCGGCCCCTCGGGGACGCCGTCTTGGATGGCGTGGACTTCGACATCGAGGGAGGGAGCAAAGACCACTGGGACGACCTTGCTCGCTTCTTGAACGCGTACAGCACGCCGGAGCAGAAAGTTTACCTGAGCGCGGCGCCACAGTGCCCCAAACCCGACTATTACCTTCAAACTGCGATCGACACCGGTCTCTTCGACTACCTGTGGGTGCAGTTCTACAACAACTACTGCCAGTACTCCCCCAGCACCGTTGACACCTTTGTTCAGGTATGGAACCAGTGGACTTCCACGAGCGTAGGCAAGGTGTTCCTCGGACTCCCTGCTTCTCCTGCCGCAGCCGGAAGTGGCTACGTCACACCTGATGACCTCATAAATAAGGTGCTTCCCCTCATCAAGGACTCGGACAAGTACGGAGGAATTATGCTATGGAGCAGATACTATGACGTGCTCAATAACTATAGTGCTCAGGTGAAGGACTACGTGTGTCCTAATGATGTGTCCTTTACTTCGACTATGCGGATTAAGCCTTTGATGAAGGTTTGA